From Marivirga harenae, one genomic window encodes:
- a CDS encoding phosphotransferase, which translates to MVEVTKEIVAITKASKIIRSESVQTLWSGYGEIRRYFLEGGKYTSVIVKHIQLPDAKHHPKGWNTPLSHQRKLKSYQVERQWYQEYADKTDAYCRVPQSYHAVEAENELLLIMEDLDASGYPFRLHHNEVTLDHAKSCLSWLAHFHAKFMNTNAKGLWEVGTYWHLETRPDEWERMENISLKNAASLIDEKLQNAQYQTIIHGDAKLANFCFAEDGTVAAVDFQYVGQGCGMKDVAYFISSCFEEEKCEKYEEELLQYYFSQLKNALDNTIDFPEVKKEWSEHYRYSWADFYRFLDGWSPGHWKMHEYSKKLTQIVLKELKVK; encoded by the coding sequence ATGGTAGAGGTGACAAAGGAAATAGTGGCTATCACAAAGGCTTCAAAGATCATCCGTTCTGAATCTGTGCAAACGCTCTGGAGTGGCTATGGCGAAATCAGACGGTATTTTCTGGAAGGAGGAAAGTACACTAGCGTAATCGTTAAACATATTCAATTGCCAGATGCTAAGCATCACCCCAAAGGTTGGAATACCCCATTATCACATCAGCGAAAGCTTAAATCTTATCAAGTAGAACGACAATGGTATCAGGAATACGCTGATAAAACAGATGCATATTGCAGAGTTCCACAGAGCTATCATGCTGTTGAAGCAGAAAACGAGCTGTTATTGATCATGGAAGACTTGGATGCTAGCGGGTATCCGTTTCGTTTACATCATAATGAAGTGACTTTGGACCATGCTAAAAGCTGTCTAAGTTGGTTGGCCCATTTTCATGCTAAGTTTATGAATACCAATGCAAAGGGACTTTGGGAAGTGGGGACTTACTGGCATCTAGAAACTCGACCTGATGAATGGGAGCGAATGGAAAATATCTCCTTGAAAAATGCTGCGAGCCTGATAGATGAAAAGCTTCAAAACGCTCAATATCAAACGATTATACATGGAGATGCCAAGTTGGCTAATTTCTGTTTTGCTGAAGATGGCACTGTAGCAGCTGTTGATTTTCAATATGTAGGCCAAGGATGTGGAATGAAAGATGTTGCTTATTTTATTAGCAGTTGTTTTGAGGAAGAGAAATGTGAGAAATACGAGGAAGAACTGCTGCAGTATTATTTTAGCCAACTCAAGAATGCATTAGACAACACTATTGATTTTCCAGAAGTTAAAAAGGAGTGGAGCGAACATTATCGCTATTCATGGGCTGATTTCTATAGATTTTTAGATGGCTGGAGTCCAGGCCATTGGAAGATGCACGAGTATAGCAAAAAGCTTACTCAAATCGTCTTGAAAGAATTAAAAGTCAAATAA
- a CDS encoding 3'(2'),5'-bisphosphate nucleotidase CysQ family protein produces the protein MLTEKDLNSLCKTAKRAAIAAGEYIQSQFDQHYQKEQKESGDSLASQVVTAVDFKAQEIILQQLNDHIKQYDLGVLTEEAADDASRLKKDYFWCIDPLDGTLAFTQGRTGYAVSIALVSKSGDPLIGVVYIPDLGDCYTCIKGKGLLLNDKAFKRNTGKADVLKVYMDRSLQSTPYFDLLKKELQIWTDEKEKKLEYQLGYGAVRNAIAVLNNPMACYFKFPKKKKGGGSIWDFAATRLFFEELGLIVTDGFGKQLYLNNPKSTFMNQLGVLYATDPILFDFVVRLGYQINEL, from the coding sequence ATGCTTACAGAAAAAGATTTAAATTCACTATGTAAAACTGCTAAAAGGGCAGCAATAGCAGCGGGTGAATACATTCAATCGCAGTTTGATCAACATTATCAAAAGGAACAGAAAGAAAGCGGTGATTCTTTGGCTTCACAAGTGGTGACTGCGGTTGATTTTAAGGCTCAGGAGATCATTCTCCAACAGTTGAATGACCATATAAAGCAATATGATCTGGGGGTATTGACTGAAGAAGCAGCAGATGATGCCTCTCGATTGAAAAAAGACTATTTTTGGTGTATTGATCCCTTAGATGGAACTTTAGCTTTTACACAAGGAAGGACGGGATATGCCGTATCTATTGCCTTGGTGTCGAAATCTGGAGATCCGCTTATTGGAGTAGTTTATATACCTGACTTGGGGGATTGTTACACTTGCATAAAAGGAAAAGGCTTGCTTTTAAATGATAAGGCTTTCAAACGAAATACTGGAAAAGCTGATGTTTTGAAGGTTTATATGGATCGAAGCCTACAATCTACTCCCTATTTCGATTTATTGAAGAAAGAGCTTCAAATTTGGACTGACGAAAAAGAAAAAAAATTGGAATATCAATTAGGATATGGAGCGGTCAGGAATGCGATTGCGGTATTGAACAATCCTATGGCTTGCTACTTTAAGTTTCCCAAGAAGAAAAAAGGAGGGGGCAGTATTTGGGATTTTGCTGCCACTCGTCTATTCTTTGAGGAGCTAGGCCTTATTGTGACTGATGGTTTTGGTAAACAACTTTATTTGAACAATCCGAAATCGACCTTCATGAATCAATTAGGAGTGCTCTATGCAACAGATCCTATCTTGTTTGATTTTGTGGTCAGGCTAGGATATCAAATCAATGAGCTTTAG
- a CDS encoding SDR family NAD(P)-dependent oxidoreductase — protein sequence MIEIQQESNPTAFSEEQIDQCISLLETLNLDTNQIFNIPKEKRTALIMAAGLFSRPSREEFRRRKKEARKSEKRKIKQKDKNARDNTGIRSAREALIFEAPKMISLTGNIPKSDVKLEKSRECYVCKDQYDILHHFYDTMCPSCGDFNYAKRYQTADLTGQVALITGSRLKIGYHITLMMLRAGATVIATTRFPVDSALRFAKEEDYHKWSHRLKIHGLDLRHIPSVEIFCNFIEQQYDRLDILINNAAQTVRRPAGFYQHLMPNEEKPISALPAFAQELLSDHEACVQELQELSEGVADGQKNLPVSWHGKRLGVGLSSSAKLSQIPYSIDNSLSPEEVFPEGKLDADLQQVDLRKTNSWRLKLGEINTIEMVEVQLVNAVAPFVLCNRLADLMKKDDTGKKHIINVSAMEGKFHRYHKEDRHPHTNMAKAALNMMTHTSASDFAKYGIYMNAVDTGWVTDEDPAELAKKKEKEHDFQPPLDIVDGAARVMDPLFDGINTGKHWCGKFLKDYRPIDW from the coding sequence ATGATAGAAATTCAGCAAGAAAGCAATCCCACCGCTTTCAGTGAAGAACAAATTGATCAATGCATCTCGCTTTTAGAGACATTGAATTTAGATACCAATCAAATATTTAATATCCCTAAAGAGAAGAGAACAGCACTAATTATGGCGGCAGGACTATTTTCTAGACCTAGCAGAGAAGAATTCAGAAGGCGAAAGAAAGAAGCGAGGAAATCTGAGAAAAGGAAAATTAAGCAAAAAGATAAAAATGCCAGGGATAATACCGGCATTAGAAGTGCTCGAGAAGCTTTAATTTTTGAAGCACCCAAAATGATTTCCTTAACAGGCAATATTCCCAAATCGGATGTAAAATTAGAAAAGTCACGAGAGTGCTATGTTTGTAAGGATCAATACGACATTCTGCATCATTTTTATGATACCATGTGTCCAAGCTGCGGTGATTTCAATTATGCTAAGCGCTATCAAACTGCAGACTTAACTGGACAAGTTGCTCTTATTACAGGCTCTCGTTTGAAGATTGGCTATCATATTACCTTGATGATGCTAAGAGCTGGTGCCACCGTCATTGCGACTACTCGTTTTCCAGTCGATTCTGCATTACGCTTTGCCAAAGAAGAGGATTATCATAAATGGAGCCATCGATTGAAAATTCATGGACTGGATTTAAGACATATTCCGAGTGTTGAGATTTTCTGTAATTTCATCGAGCAGCAATATGACCGTCTGGATATCTTGATTAATAATGCAGCACAGACAGTGAGGCGTCCGGCTGGTTTTTATCAGCATTTAATGCCGAATGAAGAGAAACCCATATCTGCTCTGCCTGCATTTGCGCAGGAACTCTTATCAGATCATGAAGCGTGTGTTCAAGAACTTCAAGAACTTAGCGAGGGAGTTGCAGATGGTCAGAAGAATTTACCCGTAAGTTGGCATGGAAAAAGACTAGGAGTGGGCCTAAGTTCATCAGCTAAGCTTTCTCAAATCCCGTATAGTATTGATAATTCGTTGAGTCCAGAAGAGGTATTCCCAGAAGGAAAATTAGATGCTGATTTGCAACAAGTAGATTTAAGAAAAACCAATAGCTGGAGATTGAAGCTAGGAGAGATTAACACTATTGAAATGGTGGAAGTACAATTGGTGAATGCTGTAGCTCCTTTTGTATTATGCAATCGATTAGCCGATTTGATGAAGAAAGATGACACTGGAAAGAAACATATCATCAATGTATCAGCTATGGAGGGTAAGTTCCACCGATATCATAAGGAAGACCGTCATCCTCATACGAATATGGCAAAAGCAGCCTTAAATATGATGACACATACTTCCGCATCAGATTTTGCTAAATATGGCATTTATATGAATGCAGTAGATACGGGCTGGGTAACCGATGAAGATCCTGCTGAATTAGCCAAAAAGAAAGAAAAGGAGCATGACTTCCAACCGCCATTAGATATAGTGGATGGTGCCGCTCGTGTTATGGATCCTTTGTTTGATGGGATCAATACCGGAAAGCATTGGTGTGGTAAGTTCTTGAAGGATTATAGACCGATTGACTGGTAA
- a CDS encoding ribonuclease HI: protein MKNKQLLFIDGSVNNQLKVGYGAALLLNENELFQSNLKEKIVIRKFVYTSSTKLELQTLIWAIEELVGSVQKVVIYTDSQNIMGLPGRRKTLEENDFHSKKGKLLNHHELYRAFFEITDKMHCEFVKVKGHQASENKKDYERVFTLVDRAARKASRELE from the coding sequence TTGAAAAACAAGCAATTATTATTCATAGACGGAAGTGTAAATAACCAACTCAAAGTAGGCTATGGTGCTGCTTTATTGCTTAATGAAAATGAATTATTTCAAAGCAACCTAAAGGAGAAAATTGTGATTCGAAAGTTTGTGTATACTTCTTCTACGAAATTGGAGTTGCAAACTTTAATTTGGGCAATAGAAGAGCTGGTGGGTAGCGTACAGAAAGTTGTGATTTACACCGATTCTCAAAATATCATGGGTTTACCAGGCAGACGTAAAACCTTAGAAGAGAATGATTTTCATTCTAAAAAAGGAAAGCTTTTAAATCATCATGAATTATATCGAGCCTTCTTTGAAATTACTGACAAGATGCATTGTGAATTTGTAAAAGTGAAAGGGCATCAAGCTAGCGAGAATAAAAAAGATTACGAACGAGTATTTACCTTGGTAGATAGAGCAGCGAGAAAAGCTTCTAGAGAATTAGAATAA
- a CDS encoding fasciclin domain-containing protein, with product MEMDESTKDIVALAMETESLSTLVAAVKAGGLVETLQGDGPFTVFAPTNEAFAALPEGTLDDLLKPENKEKLASILTYHVVAGKVMSTDLSDGMKAKTVNGAQVTITTADGAKVNGANVVSADVAASNGVVHVIDAVIMPPKK from the coding sequence ATGGAAATGGACGAATCAACAAAGGATATCGTAGCTTTAGCGATGGAAACAGAATCACTTTCCACTTTAGTTGCTGCGGTTAAAGCAGGCGGTCTTGTTGAAACACTTCAGGGCGATGGTCCTTTTACTGTGTTTGCTCCTACTAATGAAGCTTTTGCAGCTCTACCAGAAGGAACACTAGACGACTTATTGAAGCCAGAGAATAAAGAAAAATTGGCTTCTATTCTAACCTATCACGTTGTTGCTGGAAAAGTGATGTCAACAGATCTTTCTGACGGCATGAAAGCCAAAACTGTTAATGGCGCTCAAGTAACGATTACAACAGCTGATGGTGCTAAAGTCAATGGAGCCAATGTGGTATCTGCTGATGTAGCAGCTTCTAATGGAGTGGTACATGTTATCGATGCAGTGATTATGCCTCCAAAGAAGTAA
- a CDS encoding response regulator, protein MSKIKYLIIDDDHVFSLWLKTNLADLFPDFEHISSRVDTLGGLLDNHRNEPDLLFLDQYIDGLTGFDVLDLMKHQPKTIMISSESIDKSKLSEYPNVIGFMDKPVDLDKLTAVLKKNQLI, encoded by the coding sequence ATGAGCAAAATAAAATATTTGATTATAGATGATGACCATGTATTCAGCTTATGGTTGAAAACCAATTTGGCAGATCTTTTTCCTGATTTTGAGCATATCAGTTCCCGAGTGGATACCTTGGGCGGCTTGCTTGATAATCATAGAAATGAGCCAGATTTGCTTTTCTTGGATCAGTATATTGATGGCCTCACCGGTTTTGATGTTTTAGATTTAATGAAACATCAACCCAAAACCATTATGATATCATCAGAAAGCATCGATAAATCCAAGTTGAGTGAATACCCGAATGTGATAGGATTTATGGATAAACCTGTTGATTTAGATAAGTTGACAGCTGTTCTGAAAAAAAATCAACTTATTTGA
- a CDS encoding caspase family protein, which produces MKRLFFILYFFSGLVLNAQDLNISGYWHGTVNVPLSSALSSTFYFEQNGSSVEGYVQMKKDDSADSAKANLVGSLSDTNLSFRTTDFEYTFLGACLSIHELSYESNGDVERLSGKWKGNWELSTCPPSVSGKIHLVKQNIPDPERSVPISPSQERNPIASDEFTEFVVSELKERKYYALLIGIEEYQDEEITDLNHPVTDAEKIAEVLGNYYTFEKENIRLLKNASRSTIIEALDQLSNSITDRDQLLIFYAGHGIWDQKLNQGYWLPTNASSKNKAEWISNSTIRDYIGGINTKHTLLITDACFSGGIFKERDVQFNNGRAILEMYKLSSRKAITSGTLKTVPDESVFLKYLSQRLIDNTSILLSAEELFNSFKIAVINNSKNGQVPQYGAIYQAGDEGGDFIFLRKE; this is translated from the coding sequence ATGAAGCGCCTTTTTTTCATATTATACTTCTTTTCAGGCCTAGTTTTGAATGCTCAGGATCTCAATATTTCCGGCTATTGGCATGGAACGGTCAATGTTCCGCTATCCTCAGCATTAAGTAGTACTTTTTATTTTGAACAAAACGGGAGTTCAGTGGAAGGTTATGTGCAGATGAAAAAGGATGATAGTGCTGATTCAGCTAAAGCGAATTTAGTAGGAAGTCTCTCAGATACTAATCTTAGTTTTAGAACTACAGATTTTGAATACACTTTTCTTGGTGCTTGTCTTTCGATCCATGAGTTAAGCTATGAAAGCAACGGAGATGTAGAGCGCCTATCCGGAAAGTGGAAGGGCAATTGGGAGCTCAGTACCTGTCCACCTAGTGTATCCGGAAAAATTCATTTGGTTAAGCAAAATATTCCAGATCCTGAACGTTCAGTTCCTATTTCCCCAAGCCAAGAGCGTAATCCAATTGCCTCTGATGAATTTACTGAATTTGTAGTTTCTGAATTAAAGGAACGAAAATACTACGCATTATTGATTGGAATTGAAGAGTATCAAGATGAAGAGATAACCGATTTAAATCACCCGGTGACTGATGCTGAAAAGATAGCCGAGGTGCTTGGTAATTACTATACTTTTGAAAAGGAAAACATTAGGCTATTAAAAAACGCCTCCCGATCCACAATTATTGAAGCCTTAGATCAGCTGAGCAATAGTATTACTGACAGAGATCAACTGCTCATATTCTATGCTGGTCATGGCATCTGGGATCAGAAACTGAATCAAGGATATTGGTTACCTACAAATGCTTCCTCCAAAAACAAAGCCGAATGGATTTCAAACAGTACAATCCGAGATTACATTGGAGGAATCAACACCAAACATACCTTACTTATTACCGATGCTTGTTTTAGTGGCGGGATCTTTAAAGAACGAGATGTACAATTCAATAATGGCAGAGCAATTTTGGAGATGTACAAATTGAGTAGTAGAAAGGCGATTACAAGCGGTACACTTAAAACAGTGCCAGATGAAAGTGTTTTTCTAAAATATCTATCGCAGCGCTTGATAGACAATACTAGTATTCTGCTGTCTGCAGAAGAGCTTTTCAATTCGTTCAAAATAGCAGTCATTAATAACAGTAAAAATGGGCAAGTACCGCAGTATGGTGCTATCTATCAAGCAGGTGATGAAGGTGGTGACTTTATATTTCTGCGAAAAGAGTAA
- a CDS encoding amidohydrolase family protein — translation MAFSAKKWVLLPISILVFLGITYWLIGKIQYRLNVMDVEEYEPVSTLTVQEHLLTQAKFPFIDVHNHQWTMPVQDLGNLVEEMDDLNMAVMVNLSGFRGKYLEWSLENVNEEYSNRFVLFMNIDFEKIDDEGWPNETLSMMEEAVKMGVKGLKVYKSLGLTDTDSEGNRIKVNDPRLDPIWAKCGELGIPVLIHTGEPAAFWLPKDKNNERWLELKQYPSRYKDPEKNPSFEEVMAEQHAIFRKHPETKFIAAHLGWFGNDLSRLGQLLDELPNVYTEIGAVLAELGRQPITAREFMINYQDRVLMGKDAYDKEEYYTYFRVLETQDEYFDYYRKRHAYWKMYGLGLPDSVLKKVYFENALEVIPGIDRNLFE, via the coding sequence ATGGCATTTTCAGCAAAGAAATGGGTGTTATTGCCCATTTCTATTTTAGTTTTTCTTGGCATTACTTATTGGTTGATCGGTAAAATTCAATATCGATTAAATGTGATGGATGTCGAAGAATATGAGCCTGTTTCTACCCTCACAGTACAAGAGCATCTTTTAACTCAGGCCAAATTCCCCTTCATTGACGTACATAATCACCAATGGACCATGCCGGTTCAAGACCTGGGCAACTTGGTAGAAGAAATGGACGATTTAAATATGGCCGTAATGGTGAATTTAAGTGGGTTCAGAGGCAAATATTTGGAATGGTCGTTGGAGAATGTCAATGAAGAATACAGCAATAGGTTTGTACTCTTTATGAATATTGATTTCGAAAAAATTGATGACGAAGGCTGGCCCAATGAAACGCTAAGCATGATGGAAGAGGCTGTCAAAATGGGCGTTAAAGGACTTAAAGTCTATAAGAGCCTTGGACTAACGGATACCGACAGTGAAGGGAATAGAATTAAAGTGAACGATCCACGATTAGATCCTATCTGGGCAAAATGTGGAGAATTGGGAATTCCAGTACTAATTCACACTGGTGAGCCGGCTGCTTTTTGGTTGCCCAAGGATAAAAATAATGAGCGTTGGTTAGAGTTAAAGCAATACCCCAGTCGCTATAAAGATCCAGAAAAGAATCCCTCTTTTGAAGAGGTTATGGCCGAGCAGCATGCGATCTTCCGTAAGCATCCTGAAACTAAATTTATTGCTGCTCATTTAGGCTGGTTTGGAAATGATCTGAGTCGATTAGGACAATTGTTGGATGAGTTACCGAATGTCTACACCGAAATAGGTGCAGTATTGGCAGAATTAGGTCGGCAACCGATTACGGCAAGGGAGTTTATGATCAATTACCAAGATCGTGTATTGATGGGAAAGGATGCCTACGATAAGGAGGAATATTATACTTATTTCAGAGTGCTGGAAACTCAGGACGAATACTTTGATTATTATAGAAAACGACATGCATACTGGAAAATGTATGGATTAGGCCTCCCCGATTCTGTTTTGAAGAAAGTTTATTTTGAAAATGCACTGGAAGTAATTCCCGGGATTGACCGAAATTTGTTTGAATGA
- a CDS encoding DUF2911 domain-containing protein: MGKKILIGVGIVILLFILWVVYGLFIAEPVSPTATVSYNEAGLEMTIDYSQPSKKGRLIFGEESEGALQPYGKYWRLGANAATEISFNKDVTFGGEPVEAGTYRMYAVPGSDAFEIILNSETDVFFGAVEPDEELDILAIQAPVQKPASPVETFTIGFSSTASGANINFSWDETMFQVPVALQ; the protein is encoded by the coding sequence ATGGGAAAGAAAATTTTAATTGGAGTTGGAATAGTGATCTTACTATTCATTCTATGGGTAGTGTATGGCTTATTTATAGCTGAACCCGTAAGCCCGACCGCTACGGTTAGTTACAATGAAGCGGGTTTAGAAATGACGATTGATTATAGCCAACCTTCTAAAAAAGGTAGATTAATTTTTGGTGAAGAAAGCGAAGGCGCATTGCAGCCTTATGGTAAGTATTGGAGATTAGGTGCTAATGCCGCTACTGAGATTAGCTTTAATAAAGATGTGACATTTGGCGGTGAGCCTGTAGAAGCTGGAACGTACAGAATGTACGCAGTTCCAGGTTCTGATGCATTTGAAATCATCTTAAACAGTGAAACTGATGTTTTCTTCGGTGCTGTGGAACCAGATGAAGAGCTGGATATTCTAGCTATTCAAGCGCCAGTTCAAAAACCGGCATCACCCGTTGAGACTTTTACGATTGGTTTTAGTTCAACCGCTTCTGGCGCTAATATTAATTTTAGCTGGGACGAAACCATGTTTCAAGTACCAGTAGCACTACAGTAA
- a CDS encoding acyl-CoA thioester hydrolase/BAAT C-terminal domain-containing protein, whose translation MKKRSMKILLIIGLIIAAGLIYIFTYVPPLSEQHGKVATKLYLGPGDQQALIVAFGGGGGGNDWARDYMKEKRDSLNDMGYAVLALAYFNFGDIPTYLDRISLNAISDSILSVAKHPKIDENKIALMGGSRGGELALNLASRFKHFQAVIALSTSNVSFPAITWSANTSSWTYNGEEVAYVPATFSTISPALKGDLYTAHSMMLEDEEAVKKAEIKVENINGPILIMSGKKDNSWPATEMSNQLMERLKERGFGFHSQHVVLEGGHIAPLDHFNVVYDFLEEHFAAN comes from the coding sequence ATGAAAAAAAGAAGTATGAAAATCTTGCTAATAATCGGCCTCATAATCGCTGCAGGTCTAATTTACATTTTTACTTATGTTCCGCCTCTTTCGGAACAGCACGGGAAAGTTGCAACGAAATTGTATTTGGGTCCGGGTGACCAACAAGCTCTGATCGTAGCTTTTGGTGGTGGTGGCGGTGGAAATGATTGGGCCAGAGACTATATGAAGGAAAAAAGAGATAGTCTTAACGACATGGGTTACGCGGTATTGGCTCTTGCCTACTTCAATTTTGGGGATATACCCACCTATTTAGACCGGATATCATTGAATGCAATTTCTGACAGTATATTAAGTGTCGCAAAGCATCCAAAAATAGATGAGAATAAGATTGCATTGATGGGCGGATCTCGAGGTGGGGAATTGGCCTTAAATTTAGCGAGCAGATTTAAACATTTTCAAGCGGTTATTGCCTTGTCAACTTCAAATGTTAGTTTTCCTGCCATCACCTGGTCAGCTAATACCTCTTCTTGGACCTATAATGGAGAAGAAGTAGCTTATGTCCCAGCTACTTTCAGCACAATTTCACCCGCATTAAAGGGTGATTTATACACCGCCCACAGCATGATGTTGGAGGATGAAGAGGCTGTAAAAAAGGCAGAGATTAAGGTCGAAAATATCAATGGTCCGATTTTGATTATGTCTGGGAAAAAGGACAATTCATGGCCAGCAACTGAAATGTCGAATCAGTTGATGGAGCGGCTAAAGGAAAGGGGTTTTGGCTTTCATAGCCAACATGTGGTTTTAGAAGGTGGTCATATAGCGCCTTTAGATCATTTTAATGTGGTGTATGATTTTCTGGAGGAGCATTTTGCAGCTAATTAG
- a CDS encoding OmpA family protein, protein MQEDFTSPTYGWQFKSDSNAHYHYDGQRLSIDRSHQTDRFATYSHIAINPKTDYKIEALVKQTQGDNAGSYGIHWGSHFESRSTFSFIINSSGSFKIYSSWGSRIKEFTAWRKSAAIRGKGQNNKMTIHKRKETIFFSINEKEVAEIRASKVHFQGGRIGTVLNGDIGISVDYFHVLQDKPAINELADQSQIIKEKLPYPINTEAEELMPIVSYDGKTFYFTRNEHDEQAQEIWKSTLEDEQWGAPIKLGFPLNTLGHNNVMGISTDNAKLILSNTYSEDGLSLTHNGFSVSNWDGEKWSIPEKIEISSYMNSSNSAETSLSATGKSMILSIKTGYNEGMNDLYLSTARSYTKSWSGARTLGKVVNSFGNEITPFLAADGKTLYFSSEGHSGYGDQDIFMSRMLDERGYEWSEPINLGPEINTSKWDGYFTIPAHGNWAYMVSANDSLAQLDIYRVKLPEQLKPDPVVLIKGKVLDAVTKEPLQAQLYFESLPKGRRQNSIKSKASDGSYQIILPYGKHYGYYSQLEGYLSTHDNIDLQQKENYQEITRDIYLSPLSEGSFISLNNVYFAQGSYEILEASHPELDRLIRLMRSSETMEIEIGGHTERRGSARLNKILSQDRADAVKAYIVQAGIHEKRIKTKGYGSSKPVTDGKTELERKQNRRVEYTILSL, encoded by the coding sequence ATGCAGGAAGATTTTACATCTCCCACTTATGGATGGCAGTTCAAAAGTGATAGCAATGCCCACTATCATTATGACGGTCAGCGCTTAAGCATCGATAGATCACATCAAACAGATCGATTTGCTACCTATTCCCACATTGCTATCAATCCTAAAACAGACTACAAAATAGAAGCGTTGGTAAAGCAAACGCAAGGTGATAATGCGGGCTCCTACGGCATCCATTGGGGCTCTCATTTTGAGAGCAGATCAACCTTCTCTTTTATCATTAATTCATCAGGAAGCTTTAAGATTTATTCAAGCTGGGGTTCTAGAATCAAGGAATTCACAGCCTGGCGAAAGTCTGCTGCCATTCGAGGCAAAGGCCAAAACAATAAAATGACGATTCATAAGCGAAAGGAAACGATCTTTTTCAGCATTAATGAGAAGGAAGTAGCGGAAATACGAGCTAGTAAGGTCCATTTTCAAGGAGGTAGAATTGGTACCGTTTTAAATGGAGATATTGGCATAAGCGTGGATTATTTTCATGTATTACAAGATAAGCCAGCCATTAATGAATTAGCAGATCAGTCGCAAATAATCAAAGAAAAGCTACCCTATCCGATCAATACCGAGGCAGAGGAATTAATGCCTATTGTCTCTTATGATGGAAAAACCTTCTACTTTACCCGAAATGAACACGATGAGCAGGCACAAGAAATCTGGAAATCTACATTAGAAGATGAGCAATGGGGAGCTCCGATAAAGTTGGGATTTCCATTGAATACTCTGGGTCATAATAATGTGATGGGGATTTCAACGGATAATGCAAAACTGATTTTGAGCAATACGTATTCCGAAGATGGCTTAAGCTTGACTCATAATGGCTTTTCTGTATCGAATTGGGATGGTGAAAAGTGGTCTATTCCTGAAAAAATTGAAATATCTAGTTATATGAATTCTTCTAATTCTGCTGAAACGAGTCTTTCTGCCACAGGTAAAAGCATGATATTATCCATAAAAACCGGATATAATGAGGGAATGAACGACTTATACCTATCTACTGCAAGATCCTACACCAAAAGTTGGTCAGGAGCCAGAACTTTAGGGAAAGTAGTCAACAGCTTCGGAAATGAAATTACTCCCTTCCTAGCGGCTGATGGAAAAACGCTCTATTTCTCCAGCGAAGGACACTCGGGTTATGGCGATCAGGATATTTTCATGAGCCGTATGTTAGATGAAAGAGGGTATGAATGGAGTGAGCCTATTAATCTAGGTCCTGAAATCAACACTTCGAAATGGGACGGTTATTTTACGATTCCGGCCCACGGAAACTGGGCCTATATGGTGTCCGCTAACGATAGCCTTGCTCAATTAGATATCTACCGAGTAAAACTACCCGAGCAGCTAAAACCCGATCCTGTGGTATTGATAAAAGGCAAGGTATTAGATGCTGTCACAAAAGAACCTTTACAGGCTCAGCTCTATTTTGAATCATTACCTAAGGGAAGAAGACAGAATTCCATAAAGTCTAAAGCAAGCGATGGCAGCTACCAAATCATTCTTCCTTATGGTAAACATTACGGCTATTATTCTCAGCTAGAGGGCTATTTGTCGACCCACGACAATATCGATTTGCAGCAGAAAGAGAATTATCAAGAAATTACCCGAGACATCTATTTAAGTCCACTAAGCGAAGGTTCCTTTATTAGTTTGAATAACGTATATTTTGCGCAAGGGAGCTATGAAATTCTAGAAGCCTCACATCCTGAATTAGACCGATTAATAAGGCTTATGCGATCCTCCGAAACCATGGAAATAGAAATTGGAGGGCATACCGAGCGAAGAGGTTCGGCAAGGCTAAATAAGATCTTATCGCAGGATAGAGCAGATGCTGTGAAAGCTTATATAGTACAAGCTGGCATTCACGAAAAAAGAATTAAAACCAAAGGCTATGGCTCGTCCAAACCTGTAACGGATGGCAAAACAGAATTAGAACGAAAGCAGAATAGACGGGTGGAATACACTATTTTGTCTTTATAA